A window from Triticum aestivum cultivar Chinese Spring chromosome 6D, IWGSC CS RefSeq v2.1, whole genome shotgun sequence encodes these proteins:
- the LOC123142074 gene encoding peroxidase 2 → MAKLAAVLTLIALIGCAVRTCQAEYGNPTPVPSIPSITSPPPPYTPSTHSPPPPTPATPSPPPPYTPTTPSPPPPTPATPSPPPPYTPSTPSAPPPTPATPSPPPPYTPSTPSPPPPTPSPPTEGLAVGYYKKSCPRAEDIVREVVRDANAGIMAGLIRLFFHDCFVRGCDASVLLDQVDPNSPPEKFGIPNLSLRGFEVIDAAKARIGKECGSDVVSCADVVAFAGRDATYFLSNKKVYFNMPAGRYDGLVSFINETLPNLPPPFATVDQLKANFASKGLTADEMVTLSGAHTIGISHCSSFSSSFSDRLNPSTSDMDPTLMSSLREQCKSDTGSDNTVVQDIKTPNKVDNKYYKNVLSHEVLFSSDAALMTADDTSAAVRANAKDNGVWEEKFKAAMVRMGAIDVKTNLNGEIRRKCGVVNSH, encoded by the exons ATGGCCAAGCTCGCCGCCGTCCTGACCCTCATCGCGCTGATCGGCTGCGCGGTGCGTACCTGCCAAGCAGAGTACGGGAATCCCACCCCTGTTCCGTCCATACCGAGCATAACTAGTCCCCCGCCGCCATACACCCCGAGCACACATAGTCCTCCACCTCCCACCCCAGCTACCCCAAGCCCTCCGCCGCCATACACCCCGACCACACCTAGCCCGCCACCGCCCACGCCAGCTACCCCAAGTCCTCCGCCCCCATACACCCCGAGCACACCTAGCGCTCCACCGCCCACCCCAGCTACCCCTAGTCCTCCGCCTCCATACACCCCGAGCACACCTAGCCCTCCACCGCCCACCCCGAGCCCACCCACCGAAGGACTCGCGGTCGGCTACTACAAGAAGTCATGCCCTCGCGCGGAAGACATCGTGAGGGAAGTTGTGCGTGATGCCAACGCCGGTATCATGGCTGGACTCATCCGTCTcttcttccacgactgcttcgtcagG GGTTGTGACGCCTCCGTGCTTCTCGATCAAGTGGACCCCAACAGCCCACCAGAGAAGTTTGGCATCCCGAACCTGAGCCTGCGTGGCTTCGAGGTGATCGATGCCGCCAAGGCTAGAATCGGGAAGGAGTGTGGGAGCGACGTCGTCTCGTGTGCTGATGTTGTGGCCTTCGCCGGGCGCGATGCCACCTACTTCCTAAGCAACAAGAAGGTCTACTTCAACATGCCAGCTGGCCGTTACGATGGACTTGTTTCCTTCATTAATGAGACACTCCCCAATCTGCCACCACCCTTCGCCACCGTGGACCAGCTCAAGGCCAACTTCGCCTCCAAGGGGCTGACTGCTGACGAGATGGTCACACTCTCTGGTGCACACACAATTGGAATCTCCCATTGCTCGTCCTTCTCATCATCCTTCTCCGACCGCCTCAACCCAAGCACCTCCGACATGGACCCCACACTAATGAGCTCTCTTCGCGAGCAATGCAAGTCAGACACAGGAAGTGATAACACCGTGGTGCAGGATATCAAGACCCCTAACAAGGTCGACAACAAGTACTACAAGAATGTGCTTAGCCACGAGGTGCTCTTCAGTTCGGATGCCGCGCTCATGACGGCAGATGATACAAGTGCAGCGGTGCGTGCCAATGCCAAGGACAACGGTGTGtgggaggagaagttcaaggcagCAATGGTAAGGATGGGCGCTATCGACGTCAAGACCAATCTCAATGGTGAGATCAGAAGGAAATGTGGCGTCGTCAACTCACACTAA